The following are from one region of the Polaribacter marinaquae genome:
- the pheT gene encoding phenylalanine--tRNA ligase subunit beta, whose product MKISYNWLKQFLQTDWDAVKTGELLTDLGLEVEGIETKESIKGSLQGIVVGEVLTCVQHPNADRLKVTTVDLGNGEPVQIVCGAPNVAAGQKVPVATIGTTLYDDKGEGFKIKKGKIRGEESHGMICAEDELGLGSGHDGIMILDETLTTGTPAAEVFNIEIDQIFEIGLTPNRSDAMSHFGVARDLRAGLMQQEINLELISPSVSDFHVDERTLRFDVEVENKEQAPRYCGITITDVTVKDSPEWIQNRLKAIGLTPKNNIVDITNYVLHELGQPLHAFDAQKIKGNKVLVKTLEEGTKFTTLDDVERELSSEDIMICDADSNPLCIAGVFGGSKSGVTENTTSIFLESAYFNPVSVRKTAKRHALNTDASFRFERGIDINMTEYALKRAALLIEEYAGGKMGSDISDFYPEKAEDYQVFLSYENAYRLIGQELPKETIKNILASLEIKINSETAGGLGLTIPFYRTDVQREADIIEEILRVYGYNNIEFSHKLNTSISFDSNKDSKIENVVANQLSALGFNETMANSLTKPHYATLSENINEEANVEMLNPLSNDLKVMRQSLLFSGLESVSYNINRKNNALKFYEFGKTYHKYNDKYQEDKHLTLFVTGNRTNDTWVQNNKQSDFFYLKGIITNILGRLGVDKLKTTPSKLDVFSEGITLSLGKMKLVEFGVVKRALLKEFGIKQEVLFADFNWDTILKITGNKNIKITDLAKFPAVKRDLALLLDTKTEFKELYNAAFQSEKKLLKEVDLFDVYEGENLPEGKKSYAVSFLLQDETKTLADKQIDKIMQKLQQTFEKNFNAVLR is encoded by the coding sequence ATGAAAATATCATACAACTGGTTAAAACAGTTTTTACAAACAGATTGGGATGCTGTTAAAACAGGCGAATTATTAACTGATTTAGGTCTAGAAGTAGAAGGAATAGAAACTAAAGAATCTATTAAAGGAAGCTTACAAGGTATTGTTGTTGGTGAAGTTTTAACATGTGTGCAACACCCAAATGCAGATAGGTTAAAAGTAACTACAGTAGATTTAGGTAACGGAGAACCTGTACAAATTGTTTGTGGTGCACCAAATGTAGCTGCTGGTCAAAAAGTACCTGTTGCAACTATTGGTACTACTTTATATGATGATAAAGGAGAAGGGTTTAAAATAAAAAAAGGTAAAATTAGAGGAGAAGAAAGTCATGGAATGATTTGTGCCGAAGACGAACTAGGTTTAGGTTCTGGGCACGATGGTATTATGATTTTAGATGAAACTCTTACTACAGGTACACCAGCTGCAGAAGTTTTTAATATAGAAATAGATCAAATTTTTGAAATTGGTTTAACTCCAAATAGATCTGATGCGATGAGCCATTTTGGTGTTGCTAGAGATTTAAGAGCGGGTTTAATGCAGCAAGAAATTAATTTAGAATTAATTTCTCCTTCTGTAAGTGATTTTCATGTTGATGAAAGAACACTCCGTTTTGATGTTGAAGTAGAAAACAAAGAACAAGCTCCTAGATATTGCGGTATTACAATTACAGATGTAACTGTTAAAGATTCTCCGGAGTGGATTCAGAATAGATTAAAAGCAATCGGTTTAACGCCTAAAAACAATATTGTAGATATAACAAATTATGTTTTACATGAATTAGGACAGCCTTTACATGCTTTTGATGCTCAGAAAATAAAAGGAAATAAAGTTTTAGTTAAAACCTTAGAAGAAGGAACAAAGTTTACAACACTAGATGATGTAGAAAGAGAATTGTCATCAGAAGATATTATGATTTGTGATGCAGATTCAAATCCGCTTTGTATTGCAGGTGTATTTGGAGGAAGTAAATCTGGTGTAACAGAAAATACAACTTCAATTTTCTTAGAAAGTGCATATTTTAATCCGGTTTCTGTTAGAAAAACAGCTAAAAGACATGCTTTAAATACAGATGCTTCTTTCCGATTTGAAAGAGGAATCGATATTAATATGACAGAATATGCTTTAAAAAGAGCTGCTTTGTTAATTGAAGAATATGCTGGCGGAAAAATGGGATCTGATATTTCTGATTTCTATCCTGAAAAAGCAGAAGATTATCAAGTGTTTTTATCTTACGAAAATGCATACAGATTAATTGGTCAAGAACTACCAAAAGAAACAATTAAAAATATTTTAGCTTCATTAGAAATTAAAATTAACAGTGAAACTGCAGGTGGTTTAGGATTAACAATTCCTTTTTACAGAACAGATGTTCAAAGAGAAGCAGATATTATAGAAGAAATTTTAAGAGTTTACGGTTATAACAATATCGAATTTTCTCATAAATTAAATACTTCTATTTCTTTTGATTCTAATAAAGATTCTAAGATAGAAAATGTTGTAGCAAATCAATTATCTGCTTTAGGTTTTAATGAAACTATGGCAAATTCTTTAACAAAACCGCATTATGCAACTTTATCAGAAAATATAAATGAAGAAGCTAATGTAGAAATGTTAAACCCATTAAGTAATGATTTAAAGGTGATGCGTCAGTCTTTATTATTTAGTGGTTTAGAGTCTGTTTCTTACAACATCAATAGAAAAAATAATGCTTTAAAGTTTTATGAGTTTGGTAAAACCTACCATAAATACAATGATAAATATCAAGAAGATAAACACTTAACGTTATTTGTTACTGGTAATAGAACAAATGATACTTGGGTTCAGAACAATAAGCAATCAGATTTTTTCTACTTAAAAGGTATAATTACGAATATTCTTGGTAGGTTAGGGGTAGATAAACTAAAAACAACGCCTTCTAAATTAGATGTTTTTTCTGAAGGAATTACCCTAAGTTTAGGTAAAATGAAACTTGTAGAATTTGGAGTTGTTAAAAGAGCTTTATTAAAAGAATTCGGAATTAAACAAGAGGTTTTATTTGCTGATTTTAATTGGGATACGATTTTAAAAATTACTGGAAATAAAAACATTAAAATTACAGATTTGGCTAAGTTTCCTGCTGTAAAAAGAGATTTAGCATTATTATTAGATACTAAAACCGAATTTAAAGAGCTTTATAATGCTGCTTTTCAATCAGAAAAAAAGTTATTAAAAGAAGTTGATTTATTTGATGTTTACGAAGGTGAAAATCTACCAGAAGGTAAAAAATCTTATGCAGTTAGTTTTTTATTGCAAGATGAAACAAAAACGTTAGCCGATAAACAGATTGACAAAATAATGCAAAAACTTCAGCAAACTTTCGAAAAGAATTTTAATGCTGTTTTAAGATAA
- a CDS encoding quinone-dependent dihydroorotate dehydrogenase gives MYKLIIRPILFLFDPEKVHYFTFSLIRFLCKIPLIAPLFRKVYQINDKKLERNLFGLTFKNPVGLAAGFDKNAVLYNELANFGFGFIEIGTVTPKGQVGNPKKRLFRLKDDKGIINRMGFNNDGVEEAIKNLKKNKHKVIIGGNIGKNTTTSAEDYTKDYLEVFAELHPFVDYFVLNVSCPNVGSHAKLNDKDYLVELITECQKKNNQFTIKKPILLKIAPGLNNVQLDEIIELVAETNIDGVIASNTSTKRDNLKASKERLNEIGNGGVSGQPIKNQSTAVIKYLAVNSNKSFPIIGVGGIHSAEDALEKLNAGADLVQVYTGFIYEGPSLIKKINKAILNN, from the coding sequence ATGTACAAATTAATTATACGACCTATTTTATTTTTATTTGATCCAGAAAAAGTTCATTACTTTACATTTTCTCTAATTCGATTTTTATGTAAAATCCCTTTGATAGCACCTTTATTTAGAAAAGTATATCAAATTAATGATAAAAAATTAGAACGTAATCTATTTGGATTAACTTTTAAAAATCCTGTAGGTTTAGCTGCTGGTTTCGATAAAAATGCAGTTTTATATAATGAGTTGGCAAATTTTGGTTTTGGTTTTATAGAAATAGGAACAGTTACACCAAAAGGACAAGTTGGTAACCCTAAAAAAAGACTTTTTAGATTAAAGGATGATAAAGGTATCATTAATAGAATGGGGTTTAATAATGATGGTGTAGAAGAGGCTATAAAAAATTTAAAAAAGAATAAACATAAAGTAATAATTGGTGGTAACATAGGAAAAAACACAACTACTTCTGCTGAAGATTATACCAAAGATTATTTAGAAGTTTTTGCAGAATTACATCCTTTTGTAGATTATTTTGTTTTAAATGTTAGTTGTCCAAATGTAGGAAGTCACGCTAAATTAAATGACAAAGATTATTTAGTTGAATTGATTACAGAATGTCAAAAAAAGAACAACCAGTTTACTATCAAAAAACCAATTTTGCTTAAGATTGCTCCGGGTTTAAATAATGTACAATTAGATGAAATAATTGAGTTAGTTGCAGAGACCAATATTGATGGTGTAATTGCCTCAAATACTTCTACTAAAAGAGATAATTTAAAAGCGAGTAAAGAAAGGTTAAATGAAATTGGTAACGGTGGTGTTAGTGGTCAACCTATAAAAAATCAAAGTACAGCAGTAATTAAATACTTAGCCGTTAATTCTAATAAAAGTTTTCCGATTATTGGAGTAGGAGGTATTCATTCTGCAGAAGATGCTTTAGAAAAATTGAACGCAGGTGCAGATCTAGTGCAAGTTTATACAGGATTTATTTATGAAGGACCAAGTTTAATCAAAAAAATAAATAAAGCTATTTTAAATAATTAA
- a CDS encoding LysE family translocator: protein MIETLFSFALATSMLALSPGPDNIFVLTESIVNGIKYGLATVFGLISGCLIHTTLLAFGVSAIIKESESVYLTIKIFGAVYLLYLAYKVYKSDDNIELSQNNIPKKSTLQLFKQGFIMNVLNPKVTIFFLAFFPGFLFSDQLSTVIQFYVLGLIFMLVSLVIFSGIAILSGKISEKIKLNNKIGFYLKWMQVIVFTLIAFLILYK from the coding sequence ATGATAGAAACCCTTTTTTCGTTTGCCTTAGCAACCTCTATGCTAGCTTTATCGCCAGGACCTGATAATATTTTTGTGTTAACTGAAAGTATTGTTAATGGTATAAAATACGGTTTAGCAACTGTTTTTGGTTTGATAAGTGGTTGTTTAATTCATACGACATTATTAGCTTTCGGAGTTTCCGCAATAATTAAAGAGTCGGAGAGTGTCTACTTAACAATTAAAATATTTGGAGCTGTTTACCTATTATATTTAGCTTACAAGGTTTATAAATCTGACGATAATATTGAACTTTCACAAAATAATATTCCAAAAAAATCTACGCTACAATTATTTAAGCAAGGATTTATCATGAATGTTTTAAATCCTAAAGTAACCATTTTCTTTCTTGCCTTTTTTCCAGGGTTTTTATTCAGTGATCAATTAAGCACAGTTATTCAATTTTATGTTTTGGGTTTAATTTTTATGTTAGTTTCTTTAGTAATCTTTTCTGGAATAGCAATTTTATCAGGAAAAATATCTGAAAAAATAAAGCTCAATAATAAAATAGGTTTCTATCTAAAATGGATGCAAGTAATTGTTTTTACACTAATCGCTTTTTTAATTTTATATAAATAA
- a CDS encoding DEAD/DEAH box helicase, with protein MSTFLELGLKEPINKALTDLGYEKPTVIQEKAIPQIISSTDDLKAFAQTGTGKTAAFSLPILELLDSNSKNVQAIILSPTRELAVQIGNNIKDFCKYLPDVKVTTVYGGSSMEEQIRSLKKGSQIVVGTPGRTVDLINRRALKLGNVEWLVLDEADEMLNMGFKDELDSVLDATPETKQTLLFSATFPREVEAIARNYMTKPVEITSGEKNQGSDNVSHEYYAVTERTRYPALKRIADLNPNIYAIIFCRTRRETQEVADNLIKDGYNADSLHGDLSQGQRDSVMGKFRKKTIQILVATDVAARGLDVTELTHVINHKLPDQVENYNHRSGRTGRAGNKGISIVLVNGKEKGKLRQIERIIKKKFVEAKVPSGKEICQNQLMHLIDKVQNIEVNETQINEFLPSIYEKLESLDREELIKKFVSLEFNTMLAYYENAKDLNDLSSRDNSRARSTNENMTRFFINIGRKDNLNPGKLIGLINEQNIGDKIEIGAIDILDTFSFFEIDKNFEDKTLETFSSNQPDFEGRSVNVEVTKKERSGGGRRGGRKKSFGKKDGGFGRRRSSEGSSSSSRRSDSGNRGRSDRRSSDRPDRSSRSGGDRKASSGFGRKRRES; from the coding sequence ATGTCAACATTTTTAGAGTTAGGTTTAAAAGAACCTATAAACAAAGCATTAACAGATTTAGGTTACGAAAAACCAACTGTTATTCAAGAAAAAGCAATTCCACAAATTATTTCTTCTACAGACGATTTAAAAGCATTTGCACAAACAGGTACAGGTAAAACTGCAGCTTTTAGTTTACCAATTTTAGAACTTTTAGATTCTAATAGTAAAAATGTACAAGCAATTATTTTATCTCCAACAAGAGAACTTGCAGTACAAATTGGTAATAACATCAAAGACTTTTGTAAATATTTACCAGACGTAAAAGTAACTACAGTATACGGTGGTTCTAGTATGGAAGAACAAATTAGATCTTTAAAAAAAGGATCTCAGATAGTTGTTGGTACTCCTGGTAGAACAGTAGATTTAATCAATAGAAGAGCATTAAAATTAGGAAACGTTGAGTGGTTAGTTTTAGATGAAGCCGACGAAATGTTAAACATGGGTTTCAAAGATGAGTTAGATAGCGTTTTAGATGCTACACCAGAAACGAAACAAACATTGTTATTTTCTGCAACTTTTCCTAGAGAAGTAGAAGCTATTGCAAGAAACTACATGACAAAGCCAGTAGAAATTACTTCTGGTGAAAAGAACCAAGGTTCTGATAATGTAAGTCATGAGTATTATGCAGTAACTGAAAGAACTCGTTATCCAGCATTAAAAAGAATCGCAGATTTAAATCCAAATATATATGCTATTATTTTTTGTAGAACTCGTAGAGAAACTCAAGAAGTAGCAGATAATTTAATTAAAGACGGTTATAATGCAGATTCTTTGCACGGAGATTTATCTCAAGGACAAAGAGATTCTGTAATGGGTAAATTCAGAAAAAAAACAATTCAAATTTTGGTTGCAACAGATGTAGCAGCAAGAGGATTAGACGTTACTGAATTAACACACGTTATTAACCATAAATTACCAGACCAAGTAGAAAACTACAACCATAGAAGTGGTAGAACTGGTAGAGCTGGTAACAAGGGTATTTCTATAGTTTTAGTTAATGGTAAAGAAAAAGGAAAACTAAGACAAATAGAAAGAATAATAAAAAAGAAATTTGTTGAAGCTAAAGTGCCTTCTGGTAAAGAAATTTGTCAGAATCAATTAATGCATTTAATCGATAAAGTTCAAAATATAGAAGTAAATGAAACTCAAATTAACGAGTTTTTACCAAGTATTTACGAAAAATTAGAATCTTTAGATAGAGAAGAGTTAATTAAAAAATTCGTTTCGTTAGAATTCAATACAATGTTGGCATACTACGAAAACGCTAAAGATTTAAACGATTTGTCTTCTAGAGATAATTCTAGAGCAAGATCTACTAATGAAAACATGACACGTTTTTTCATCAATATTGGTAGAAAAGACAATTTAAATCCAGGTAAATTAATTGGATTAATTAACGAGCAAAATATCGGTGATAAAATTGAAATTGGCGCTATAGATATTCTAGATACTTTCTCTTTCTTTGAAATTGATAAAAACTTCGAAGACAAAACTTTAGAAACTTTCTCTAGCAATCAACCTGATTTTGAAGGTAGATCTGTAAATGTAGAAGTTACTAAAAAAGAACGCTCTGGTGGCGGAAGAAGAGGCGGACGTAAAAAATCTTTTGGTAAAAAAGATGGCGGTTTTGGTAGACGTAGAAGTTCTGAAGGTTCTTCATCATCTTCTAGAAGAAGTGATTCTGGAAATAGAGGTCGTTCTGATAGACGTTCTTCTGATAGACCAGACAGAAGTTCTAGAAGCGGAGGAGATAGAAAAGCTTCTAGCGGATTCGGAAGAAAACGTAGAGAAAGCTAG
- a CDS encoding ABC-F family ATP-binding cassette domain-containing protein, which translates to MLSVSNLSVQFGKRILFDEVNTKFVQGNCYGIIGANGAGKSTFLKIISGVQEPTSGQVHLETGKRMSVLTQDHYAFDEYPVLETVVMGNKDLFKIKKQIDALYADYTDENAEKIGELQIVFEEMDGWNADSNAAAMLSNLGIKEDLHYTLMKDLDGKQKVRVLIAQALFGNPDVLIMDEPTNDLDFETIAWLENFLANFENTVIVVSHDRHFLDAVCTHISDIDFGKINHYSGNYTFWYESSQLAAKQRAQQNKKAEDKKKELEEFIRRFSANVAKSKQATSRKKMIDKLNVEDIKPSSRRYPAIIFDRDREAGDQILNVEGLSKEFEGEKLFNDVHINLNKGDKVAVISKNSRAVTAFYQIINGNEDADAGKFSWGVTTTQSYLPLDNSSFFQDGNLNLVDWLRQYAQTEEEREEVFLRGFLGKMIFSGEEALKKSNVLSGGEKVRCMLSRMMMKRGNVLVLDEPTNHLDLESIQSLNNALINFKGTVLFTTHDHEFAQTVANRIIELTPKGVIDRYTTFEEYLSDSKIKELRDKMYS; encoded by the coding sequence ATGTTATCAGTATCTAATTTATCTGTTCAATTTGGAAAACGTATTTTGTTCGACGAAGTTAATACAAAATTCGTTCAAGGAAATTGTTATGGAATTATTGGAGCAAACGGAGCCGGAAAATCTACATTTTTAAAAATAATTTCTGGCGTGCAAGAACCAACTTCTGGTCAAGTGCACTTAGAAACAGGTAAACGTATGTCTGTTTTAACGCAAGATCATTATGCTTTTGATGAGTATCCGGTATTAGAAACCGTAGTAATGGGAAACAAAGATTTGTTTAAGATTAAAAAACAAATTGATGCTTTGTATGCAGATTATACTGATGAAAATGCAGAAAAAATTGGAGAACTTCAAATTGTTTTTGAAGAAATGGATGGTTGGAATGCAGATTCTAATGCTGCCGCAATGCTTTCTAACTTAGGTATAAAAGAAGATTTGCATTACACTTTAATGAAAGATTTAGATGGTAAGCAAAAAGTACGTGTGTTAATAGCACAAGCTTTATTTGGTAATCCTGATGTGTTAATAATGGATGAGCCAACCAACGATTTAGATTTCGAAACGATTGCTTGGTTAGAAAACTTCTTAGCTAATTTTGAAAATACAGTAATTGTTGTATCGCACGATAGACACTTTTTAGATGCTGTTTGTACACATATTTCTGATATAGATTTTGGAAAAATAAATCATTACTCTGGTAATTATACGTTTTGGTATGAATCTAGCCAATTAGCCGCAAAACAAAGAGCACAACAAAACAAAAAAGCTGAAGATAAGAAGAAAGAATTAGAAGAATTTATCCGTCGTTTTTCTGCAAACGTTGCAAAATCTAAACAAGCAACTTCTCGTAAAAAAATGATTGATAAATTAAATGTTGAAGATATTAAACCATCTAGTAGACGTTACCCAGCAATTATTTTTGATAGAGATAGAGAAGCTGGTGACCAAATTTTAAATGTAGAAGGTTTATCTAAAGAATTTGAAGGAGAAAAATTATTTAATGATGTTCATATCAATCTAAATAAAGGAGATAAAGTAGCTGTAATTTCTAAAAACTCTAGAGCAGTAACAGCTTTTTATCAAATTATAAATGGAAATGAAGACGCAGATGCTGGTAAATTTTCTTGGGGAGTTACAACTACGCAATCATATTTACCACTAGACAACTCTAGCTTTTTTCAAGATGGAAATTTAAATTTGGTAGATTGGTTACGACAGTATGCCCAAACAGAAGAAGAAAGAGAAGAAGTGTTTTTACGTGGTTTCTTAGGGAAAATGATATTTTCTGGTGAAGAAGCTTTAAAGAAAAGTAATGTGCTTTCTGGAGGTGAAAAAGTACGTTGTATGTTGTCTAGAATGATGATGAAAAGAGGAAACGTGTTAGTTTTAGATGAACCTACCAACCACTTAGACTTAGAATCTATTCAATCTTTAAATAACGCTTTAATTAATTTTAAAGGGACTGTTTTATTTACAACGCATGATCACGAGTTTGCACAAACAGTTGCAAATAGAATTATAGAGTTAACTCCAAAAGGTGTTATTGATAGATATACGACTTTCGAAGAATATTTATCAGATTCTAAAATTAAAGAATTAAGAGATAAGATGTATTCTTAA
- a CDS encoding hydrogen peroxide-inducible genes activator — protein MTITQLKYVLSVSEYQNFTVAAEHSFVTQPTLSMQIQKLEDELGVKVFNRSKKPIELTEVGRKIVEQAKVIVDESNRILDIVHQQKGYIGGEFKIGIIPTIMPTLLPMFLQNFTNKYPKVKLIIEELTTEDIVRKLTDGHIDAAIAATPLENEAIKERPLYYEPFVGLVPRNHRLFDSKQITADELEMEDILLLEDGHCFKDSVINLCRTHKQDNKKGFQLESGSFDTLIKLSKEGLGMTLLPYLHTLDLNATDKSHLREFTNPPPAREVSLIYHKSQLKMQLIEALKKTIDGVVRGAISFSDVKIISPLKN, from the coding sequence ATGACTATTACTCAATTAAAATACGTTTTATCTGTTTCAGAATACCAAAATTTTACGGTAGCAGCAGAACATAGCTTTGTTACACAACCTACTTTAAGTATGCAAATACAAAAATTAGAAGATGAATTAGGCGTAAAAGTTTTTAATAGATCTAAAAAACCAATTGAACTAACAGAGGTTGGTAGAAAAATTGTAGAACAAGCTAAAGTTATTGTTGATGAAAGCAACCGAATTTTAGATATTGTACATCAACAAAAAGGATATATTGGTGGTGAATTTAAAATAGGAATTATACCTACAATTATGCCAACGTTGTTACCAATGTTCTTGCAAAATTTCACTAACAAATATCCGAAAGTAAAATTAATTATCGAAGAATTAACAACAGAAGATATTGTTAGAAAGTTAACTGACGGACATATAGATGCCGCAATTGCAGCAACGCCTTTAGAAAATGAAGCAATAAAAGAAAGACCTTTATATTACGAACCTTTTGTTGGTTTAGTGCCAAGAAACCACAGGTTATTTGATTCTAAACAAATTACTGCAGATGAGTTAGAAATGGAAGATATTTTGTTATTAGAAGATGGTCATTGTTTTAAAGACAGTGTTATTAATTTATGTAGAACTCATAAACAAGATAATAAAAAAGGTTTTCAATTAGAAAGCGGTAGTTTTGATACATTAATTAAACTATCTAAAGAAGGTTTGGGCATGACATTGTTACCTTATTTACATACTTTAGATTTAAACGCAACAGATAAAAGCCATTTAAGAGAATTTACAAATCCGCCACCAGCGAGAGAAGTAAGTTTAATTTATCATAAATCGCAATTAAAAATGCAATTAATAGAAGCTTTAAAGAAAACTATTGATGGTGTTGTTAGAGGTGCAATTTCATTTTCTGATGTAAAAATTATTAGTCCGTTAAAAAACTAA
- a CDS encoding Dps family protein: MSKSILGLDKKDSANLVDNLNGLLANFQIYYQNLRGLHWNIKGKNFFELHVKFEEFYTDSQVKIDDIAERILTLQGKPLHTFTDYLEVSSVAVGKDISNDVEAVELVVNSLSELLKIERDILDLSDKADDEGTNSMMSDFIAEQEKTIWMLNSWLGK, translated from the coding sequence ATGAGCAAATCAATATTAGGATTAGATAAAAAAGACAGTGCAAATTTAGTTGATAATTTAAACGGATTATTAGCAAATTTTCAAATATATTACCAAAATTTAAGAGGTTTACATTGGAACATCAAAGGAAAAAATTTCTTTGAATTACATGTAAAGTTCGAAGAGTTTTATACAGATTCGCAAGTTAAAATAGATGACATTGCAGAAAGAATTTTAACATTACAAGGTAAACCATTACACACATTTACAGATTATTTAGAGGTTTCTTCTGTTGCTGTTGGTAAAGATATTTCTAACGATGTAGAAGCAGTAGAGCTTGTTGTAAATTCATTATCAGAATTATTAAAAATTGAAAGAGATATATTAGATTTATCAGATAAAGCAGATGATGAAGGTACAAACTCTATGATGAGTGATTTTATCGCAGAACAAGAAAAAACAATTTGGATGTTAAATTCTTGGTTAGGAAAATAA
- a CDS encoding acyloxyacyl hydrolase produces the protein MKKVLLVFIFSTLMCTAQQTKKGILNFKKIGFLYNNVDEDSFLSADKDYTYTADVYKFQVFYDLGKWKSLDFDLIVQPQKQTIKHQLINEQFVTPDEDNYEAKRAEFTALKSINLYGLEFGLLIEQKIFEKLNAQVTLGLGLATINKRTERLAKGFTFIENASLGLSYKPFKKAFIYFGGNIGHVSNLDTQQPNSGYTFAGYEFGFSYLLK, from the coding sequence ATGAAAAAAGTACTCTTAGTCTTTATTTTTTCTACATTGATGTGTACTGCACAACAAACAAAAAAAGGGATTTTAAATTTTAAAAAAATTGGTTTTTTGTACAATAATGTAGATGAAGATAGTTTTTTATCTGCTGATAAAGACTATACTTATACTGCTGATGTTTATAAGTTTCAGGTTTTTTATGATTTAGGAAAATGGAAATCTTTAGATTTTGATTTAATTGTACAACCGCAAAAACAAACGATCAAACATCAACTTATAAATGAACAATTTGTAACACCAGATGAAGATAATTATGAAGCTAAAAGAGCTGAATTTACAGCTTTAAAGTCAATAAATTTGTATGGTTTAGAGTTTGGTTTACTTATAGAACAAAAAATATTTGAGAAATTAAATGCCCAAGTAACTCTTGGTTTAGGTTTGGCTACCATAAATAAAAGAACAGAGCGTTTGGCAAAAGGTTTTACGTTTATAGAAAATGCTTCTTTGGGGCTTTCTTATAAACCATTTAAAAAGGCGTTTATATACTTTGGTGGCAATATTGGTCATGTTTCTAACTTAGATACACAACAACCAAATAGCGGCTACACATTCGCGGGTTACGAGTTTGGTTTTTCTTATTTATTGAAATAA
- a CDS encoding 3-hydroxybutyryl-CoA dehydrogenase has product MKNIAVIGAGTMGNGIAHTFAQFNYNVHLIDISETALNKGIATITKNLDRMVAKEKISEADKTVTLNNITPFISIENGVKDVDLVVEAATENVALKSKIFKQLDEVCGEKTILATNTSSISITQIAAVTNRPEKVIGMHFMNPVPIMKLVEIIRGYNTSDAVMETIVNLSKEIKKTPVEVNDYPGFVANRILMPMINESIETLYNGVAGVAEIDTVMKLGMAHPMGPLQLADFIGLDVCLSILNVLYDGFKNPKYAPCPLLVNMVMAGKLGVKSDEGFYDYSENRKAEKVAKMFS; this is encoded by the coding sequence ATGAAAAATATCGCTGTAATTGGTGCTGGTACAATGGGTAACGGAATTGCCCATACTTTTGCGCAATTTAACTATAATGTACACTTAATAGATATTTCTGAAACTGCTTTAAATAAAGGTATTGCAACTATTACTAAAAATCTTGATAGAATGGTTGCTAAAGAAAAAATTTCTGAAGCAGATAAAACTGTTACCTTAAATAACATAACTCCTTTTATTTCAATTGAAAACGGAGTTAAAGATGTTGATTTAGTTGTTGAGGCTGCTACAGAAAATGTAGCGTTAAAATCTAAAATTTTTAAACAATTAGATGAAGTTTGTGGTGAAAAAACAATTTTAGCTACCAATACATCGTCTATTTCTATTACTCAAATTGCTGCTGTAACTAATAGACCAGAAAAGGTTATTGGTATGCACTTTATGAATCCTGTGCCGATTATGAAGTTGGTAGAAATTATTAGAGGTTATAATACTTCTGATGCTGTGATGGAAACGATTGTGAATTTATCTAAAGAAATTAAGAAAACTCCGGTAGAGGTTAACGATTATCCTGGTTTTGTAGCAAACAGAATTTTAATGCCAATGATTAATGAGTCTATAGAAACTCTATATAACGGTGTTGCTGGTGTTGCAGAAATTGATACTGTAATGAAATTAGGTATGGCACACCCAATGGGACCTTTACAATTGGCAGATTTTATTGGTTTAGATGTTTGTTTGTCTATTCTTAATGTTCTATACGACGGATTTAAAAACCCAAAATATGCTCCTTGTCCACTTTTAGTAAACATGGTAATGGCTGGTAAATTGGGTGTAAAATCTGATGAAGGTTTTTATGATTATTCTGAGAACAGAAAAGCAGAGAAAGTTGCTAAAATGTTTAGCTAA